The following proteins are encoded in a genomic region of Phragmites australis chromosome 9, lpPhrAust1.1, whole genome shotgun sequence:
- the LOC133928924 gene encoding uncharacterized protein LOC133928924 isoform X2: protein MARNPGCTVFIGNLDEKVPERVLYEILIQISGQDKPSSNSNIPVTPRLNPVPPPKPPQLMRSSDTPLSQHTVVNGRIAGFGISPNHSYDARSQAPSSGLPSRGLSNGTYEYSRRVFGSVLNDVSRRAAREPIPYPSY from the exons ATGGCTAGGAACCCGGGCTGCACCGTCTTCATAG GTAACTTGGATGAAAAGGTACCTGAGAGGGTTTTGTATGAGATTCTTATTCAG ATCTCTGGACAAGACAAACCCTCGTCAAATAGCAATATTCCTGTAACTCCTAGATTGAATCCTGTACCACCACCAAAGCCTCCTCAACTTATGAGGTCTAGTGATACTCCATTATCACAACATACGGTGGTGAATGGCAGGATTGCAGGCTTTGGTATCTCACCAAATCATTCATATGATGCACGCTCTCAAG CACCATCAAGTGGGTTGCCGAGTAGAGGACTAAGCAATGGTACGTATGAGTACAGTAGACGTGTATTTGGTTCTGTTCTGAACGATGTTAGCCGTCGAGCTGCCAGGGAACCAATTCCATACCCATCCTACTAG
- the LOC133928924 gene encoding spliceosome-associated protein 49-like isoform X1 codes for MARNPGCTVFIGNLDEKVPERVLYEILIQVGRVVDLHIPRDKETSRSKGYAFAEYETEEIAQYAVRLFSGLVRLHNKTLRFAISGQDKPSSNSNIPVTPRLNPVPPPKPPQLMRSSDTPLSQHTVVNGRIAGFGISPNHSYDARSQAPSSGLPSRGLSNGTYEYSRRVFGSVLNDVSRRAAREPIPYPSY; via the exons ATGGCTAGGAACCCGGGCTGCACCGTCTTCATAG GTAACTTGGATGAAAAGGTACCTGAGAGGGTTTTGTATGAGATTCTTATTCAGGTAGGTCGTGTTGTAGACCTACACATACCCCGTGACAAGGAAACTAGTCGCTCAAAAGGTTATGCTTTTGCTGAGTATGAAACAGAGGAGATTGCCCAGTATGCCGTTAGGCTATTTTCTGGCCTTGTTCGACTTCATAATAAAACACTTAGATTTGCG ATCTCTGGACAAGACAAACCCTCGTCAAATAGCAATATTCCTGTAACTCCTAGATTGAATCCTGTACCACCACCAAAGCCTCCTCAACTTATGAGGTCTAGTGATACTCCATTATCACAACATACGGTGGTGAATGGCAGGATTGCAGGCTTTGGTATCTCACCAAATCATTCATATGATGCACGCTCTCAAG CACCATCAAGTGGGTTGCCGAGTAGAGGACTAAGCAATGGTACGTATGAGTACAGTAGACGTGTATTTGGTTCTGTTCTGAACGATGTTAGCCGTCGAGCTGCCAGGGAACCAATTCCATACCCATCCTACTAG